Proteins encoded together in one Spodoptera frugiperda isolate SF20-4 chromosome 15, AGI-APGP_CSIRO_Sfru_2.0, whole genome shotgun sequence window:
- the LOC118272965 gene encoding E3 SUMO-protein ligase KIAA1586, translating into MESFIDFIETKDKTAEGISKMILDKIQADGLDISNCRGQAYDNAAVMAGKYSGVQQRIKEINPKAEFVPCSNHSLNLVCLHAASVEVDSVTFFGTLERCYSFFSSSTHRWEVLIAATGKSLKRVQETRWSARGDAVNVTWHHYKDILVTLETLTEVGESFNTRTDAGALLVSMQSFSFLCFLGLWQPVLHEVNDAQKYLQTRGLDIRLCAQKLSALLIILTEKREEWANGAVSYAKNICEELGISIKPRRRITRKHIFDDGTRNANLSWENELKRKLFSSLDRVIAEIHERFQQLQNLTDKFAYLMPAVLLDPNTECNLADASDEIDEQDFKLERLRLRTFVAATGNENELINADSLELFKFIVKSKLEDTLPNILIMFRIFFTVAISNASCERSFSKLKLINKYLRSTMSSLRLTNLAILSIEQEVCDAIDIDGAIKEFALKKSRHINF; encoded by the coding sequence ATGGAATCTTTTATAGATTTCATTGAAACTAAAGACAAAACTGCTGAAGGTATTTCAAAAATGATTTTGGACAAGATTCAAGCTGATGGCCTAGATATAAGCAACTGTAGAGGCCAAGCATATGATAATGCTGCTGTTATGGCTGGAAAGTATTCAGGAGTTCAGcaaagaattaaagaaataaacccTAAAGCTGAATTCGTACCTTGCTCAAATCATTCTTTAAATCTAGTTTGTTTACACGCTGCCTCAGTTGAGGTGGATTCAGTAACTTTTTTCGGCACTTTAGAACGTTGCTATTCTTTTTTTTCCTCATCAACACATCGTTGGGAAGTTCTGATAGCAGCTACCGGCAAAAGCTTAAAAAGGGTTCAAGAAACGCGATGGAGTGCAAGAGGCGATGCCGTAAATGTGACATGGCATCATTACAAAGACATTCTCGTCACTTTGGAAACACTGACAGAGGTAGGTGAAAGCTTCAACACTAGGACAGATGCAGgtgctttactagtttcgatgCAGTCATTTTCCTTTCTTTGTTTTTTGGGCCTGTGGCAACCAGTGCTACATGAAGTCAATGATgcacaaaaatatttgcaaacaaGAGGACTTGACATTAGATTGTGCGCTCAGAAACTAAGTGCTTTGTTGATTATATTGACAGAGAAAAGAGAGGAATGGGCAAATGGTGCTGTAAgttatgcaaaaaatatttgtgaagaGCTAGGAATTTCAATAAAACCTCGGAGACGCATAacaagaaaacatatttttgacgACGGAACTAGAAATGCGAACTTGTCTTGGGAAAATGAGTTGAAAAGAAAGCTATTTTCTTCGTTAGATAGAGTTATTGCAGAAATTCATGAGCGTTTTCAACAGCTACAGAATTTAACGGATAAGTTCGCCTATCTAATGCCGGCTGTATTATTAGATCCAAACACTGAATGTAATCTAGCCGACGCATCTGACGAAATTGACGAGCAGGATTTCAAGCTGGAAAGACTTAGACTGCGGACTTTCGTTGCTGCTACAGGCAACGAAAATGAATTGATTAATGCAGACTCActggaattatttaaatttattgtaaaatctaAGCTAGAAGATACTCTGcccaatattttaataatgtttagaatatttttcaCAGTTGCTATAAGCAATGCCAGCTGTGAAAGAAGTTTTtcgaaattaaaattgataaataaatatttaagatcGACAATGAGTAGTCTAAGACTAACTAATTTGGCTATTTTGTCTATAGAGCAAGAGGTGTGTGATGCGATAGACATTGACGGTGCAATAAAAGAATTTGCTCTTAAAAAAAGTAGacatataaatttttaa
- the LOC118272981 gene encoding NADH dehydrogenase [ubiquinone] 1 alpha subcomplex assembly factor 2: protein MSGPTRNVYWTVVKNFINSFKPRRIRGNDMGKDYIGNSYFEIPAEPSAGKRKPTRWYNPPKGQDFQDPIPAEWEAWLRMRRQDPPTEEEITKNLAIAQMKKINAAKIEAKRLAEGGSLPTVPEKGHHSFPVYPDYHPGESQNELPSK, encoded by the exons atGTCTGGCCCAACTAGAAATGTCTATTGGACGGTAGTTAAAAATTTCATAAATTCCTTTAAACCCCGTCGAATTAGGGGAAATGATATGG GTAAAGACTACATAGGCAATTCTTATTTTGAAATCCCTGCGGAACCAAGTGCAGGTAAAAGGAAGCCTACTAGGTGGTACAACCCACCAAAGGGTCAAGATTTTCAAGATCCCATACCTGCAGAATGGGAGGCTTGGTTGAGGATGCGAAG ACAAGACCCACCAACAGAAGAAGAGATTACAAAGAATCTTGCTATAGCTCagatgaagaaaataaatgcAGCTAAAATAGAAGCTAAAAGGTTGGCTGAAGGTGGATCCTTGCCGACAGTACCAGAAAAGGGGCACCACTCATTTCCCGTTTATCCAGACTACCATCCTGGTGAATCACAGAATGAACTACCCAGTAAATGa